The Pedosphaera parvula Ellin514 genome segment TTGATTTCAAAATCGATATAACCCTTTTCCTGGTAGAACTCCTTCAATTTCTCCTGATCCTCGTCAAACTGATCCGGCTTGAAAATTCCACTCCGGGTCAGCCAGGACAACCACCAATGCCTTCTGGTCTTGATTACGCGCCGTAATTTCTTTTGGGAAAAAGCATTCGCCCCGGTGAAATCAACTTCCACAATTTTGATCTTGGGACTCTCCTGGATTTCAAAAATCACACTCGCCCGGCCCGCACGCTCATCAATGTTACTGATGACATATTTAACCGTGGTTCTTGGATACCCGGACTTCTGATACATCTTCTGAATTTCCTGGGAATCGGTGAATAGTTTTCGCTCGTCCAGCGGATCTCCAATTTTGGAGGTAACTTTCTTGAGCAACTTCGAGTTGCTATACTTGGTATTACCCTCGAATTTGATCCCGGTCAGCCGGAGCTTTCCTTGCAGGATGTAGGTAAGCACCACTCCCTTGTCCGTGAAGTTATCCAGAACCTGGATGTTAAAGAAGTAGCCGGTGGCATACAGGTTCTTCACATCGTCATCGACACTGGTGCGGACATAAGGATCTCCCACTTTGACATGAATGTTCGCCCGAACCAGATCTTCACTCACCGTCGCCGGGCCAACGTTGGTAATGATGATTTGCGCGACTTTATCGAAGAGGGATTGCGCCGATGAATTCGGCACGTAAGCCAGCAATAAAAGGAGTAGGAAACCGCCGCGGCGGATAAAGGTGTTCATCGGCTAATTTCCAGTCGGCACATCATCATCACTGACTTTTGCTGCGTTTTCAAAACGTGTATAGGGCTTCATGAACGTCAAGTGCACGTCACCCGTCGGCCCGTTACGCTGCTTCGCAATCAACAGGTTCACCGCTATCGCTTCCTGTTCCTGCGCGGGCGCATCATCATCATCTTCCTTCGTTGGTTTGTACAACAACAACACCAGGTCAGCGTCCTGTTCGATTGAACCTGATTCACGCAAGTCCGACAAGCGCGGTTTGCGATCTTTGTCCTTCTCAAACTCACGATTCAACTGGCTCAACACGATCACGGGAACATCCAGTTCCTTCGCCAACGATTTCACCCCGTTCGAGATATCCGCAATCTCCTGCTGCCGGTTCTCGGCTCGGCGCGCAGTAGAATGGAGCAACTGCAAGTAGTCAATCACAAACAGCTTGATTCCATACTGCTGTGACATGCGCCGGGCCTTCGCGCGGAGCTGCAGAATCGACAGGCCGGAGGTGTCATCGATAAACAACGGCGCGTTGGCCAGCTTGCCGGCAGCGCTGGTCAGCTTTGGGAAATCCCGCTCAGCCAGGAACCCCTCACGCACATTGCGCATGTTTACCTTCGATCGTGAGCACAACATACGCATCACCAGGGATTCCGAAGTCATTTCCAGGCTGAACACCCCGACGGGTAGCTTTTGATCGATCGCCACATGTTCGGCGATGTTCATCGCCAGGGAGGTTTTGCCCATGCTGGGACGGGCAGCCAACACCACCATTTCTCCCCCGTGCAGCCCGCTCGTCATTTTATCAAAGTCGGCAAAACCAGTCGGAATTCCAGTCAACATTCCTTGCCGCTGATGGTAATCTTCGATGGTGGAAATGGCTTTCTTCACCAGATCCTTCATCTTGTCTGTAGCCCCTTCAGCGCGCGTTTCACTGATTCGTAAAATATCCCGCTCTACTTCGTCCAAAAGCGTATCCACTTCCTCCTCCGAGCTGTACACCCGGTTCACCACATCGGTACAGACATAAATCATCTTCCGGAGAATGAACTTTTCATAAACGATCTCGAGGTAAAAGCTCAGATTGGCCGCGGACGGAACGGTGTCAGGCAGAGTCCCGAGATAAACAAGCCCCCCCACCTCATCCAGCTTGGCCTTGTCCTTCAATCGCTGCTGCAAAGTGATAAGATCAATGGCTTCGCGTTTATCATACATTTCCACCAAATTCTCGAAGATCACTTGATGCCGGAGGTCATAGAAAGACTCCGGTCCGGCCTTCAACTTTTCCACGCATTCACCGATGCAATCATTTGGCGACAGAAGTATGCATCCCAGCACCCCCTGCTCGGCCTCCGGAGAATACGGTGGCAAGCGGTCCAGCTTGGGAGCCGCTTCGACAAAACCAGCTTTTTTCCTGCGGGACTTCTTAAAATCACCCGGTGCACCGGCACCATCAGACATTCCGTCACTCATACTATCATTGAAACGAAAAGGGACGGCAGCTGTAAACCTCTATTCTCAGGTTCTTACACA includes the following:
- the dnaB gene encoding replicative DNA helicase produces the protein MSDGMSDGAGAPGDFKKSRRKKAGFVEAAPKLDRLPPYSPEAEQGVLGCILLSPNDCIGECVEKLKAGPESFYDLRHQVIFENLVEMYDKREAIDLITLQQRLKDKAKLDEVGGLVYLGTLPDTVPSAANLSFYLEIVYEKFILRKMIYVCTDVVNRVYSSEEEVDTLLDEVERDILRISETRAEGATDKMKDLVKKAISTIEDYHQRQGMLTGIPTGFADFDKMTSGLHGGEMVVLAARPSMGKTSLAMNIAEHVAIDQKLPVGVFSLEMTSESLVMRMLCSRSKVNMRNVREGFLAERDFPKLTSAAGKLANAPLFIDDTSGLSILQLRAKARRMSQQYGIKLFVIDYLQLLHSTARRAENRQQEIADISNGVKSLAKELDVPVIVLSQLNREFEKDKDRKPRLSDLRESGSIEQDADLVLLLYKPTKEDDDDAPAQEQEAIAVNLLIAKQRNGPTGDVHLTFMKPYTRFENAAKVSDDDVPTGN